A genome region from Blautia coccoides includes the following:
- the yajC gene encoding preprotein translocase subunit YajC — protein MFLGQASAGGAGAWATMLLPLVVFFLLMYFMIMRPQKKEQQRVKSMLSSMEVGDSVVTTSGFYGILIDITDEDVIVEFGNNRNCRIPMRKAAIAEVEKAGDGIAEKD, from the coding sequence ATGTTTTTAGGACAGGCAAGCGCAGGCGGTGCTGGCGCATGGGCAACCATGTTGCTGCCGTTGGTTGTATTTTTTCTTTTAATGTATTTCATGATCATGAGACCGCAGAAAAAGGAACAGCAGAGAGTGAAATCCATGTTATCTTCTATGGAAGTGGGAGACAGTGTGGTAACCACAAGCGGTTTTTACGGAATCTTAATTGATATTACAGATGAGGATGTCATCGTAGAATTCGGTAACAACAGAAACTGCAGAATTCCCATGAGAAAAGCGGCTATCGCGGAAGTTGAGAAAGCTGGCGACGGAATCGCAGAAAAAGATTGA
- the leuB gene encoding 3-isopropylmalate dehydrogenase, whose amino-acid sequence MNYKIALIPGDGIGPEIVAEAKKVLDKVCEVYGHSFSYEEVLLGGASIDVHGVPLTEEAIKSAKASDAVLMGSIGGDAKTSPWYQLEPSKRPEAGLLAIRKALNLFANLRPAYLYEELKGACPLKEEVIGDGFDMIIVRELTGGLYFGERKTVEENGVTTAVDTLTYNENEIRRIAVKAFDIAMKRNKKVTSVDKANVLDSSRLWRKVVEEVAKDYPEVTLEHMLVDNCAMQLVHNPGQFDVILTENMFGDILSDEASMVTGSIGMLSSASLNETKFGLYEPSHGSAPDIAGKGIANPLATILSAAMMLRYSLDLDKEADAVEAAVQKVLTEGFRTVDIMADGMKQVGTIEMGDLIAERI is encoded by the coding sequence ATGAACTATAAAATTGCATTGATCCCGGGTGACGGAATTGGACCGGAAATTGTGGCAGAGGCTAAAAAAGTGCTGGATAAGGTCTGTGAAGTATATGGACACAGTTTTTCCTATGAGGAGGTACTGCTTGGGGGAGCTTCCATTGATGTGCACGGTGTGCCGCTGACTGAGGAAGCGATTAAGTCTGCCAAAGCTTCCGACGCGGTGCTGATGGGGTCCATCGGAGGGGATGCCAAGACATCACCCTGGTATCAGCTGGAGCCGTCAAAACGTCCCGAAGCAGGACTCTTAGCTATCAGAAAAGCGCTGAATCTGTTTGCAAACCTGCGCCCTGCTTATCTGTACGAGGAACTGAAAGGTGCCTGCCCCCTGAAAGAGGAAGTGATCGGTGATGGATTTGACATGATCATTGTCAGGGAGCTGACCGGCGGCCTGTATTTCGGTGAGAGGAAGACAGTAGAGGAAAACGGTGTGACAACAGCCGTAGACACTCTTACATATAATGAAAATGAGATCCGCAGGATTGCTGTCAAAGCATTTGATATTGCCATGAAGAGAAACAAAAAAGTCACAAGTGTGGACAAAGCCAATGTACTGGATTCCTCCAGACTCTGGAGAAAAGTGGTGGAAGAGGTGGCAAAGGATTATCCTGAGGTGACACTGGAACATATGCTTGTGGATAATTGTGCCATGCAGCTTGTGCATAATCCGGGTCAGTTCGATGTTATCCTCACAGAGAACATGTTCGGCGATATTTTGTCTGATGAGGCAAGCATGGTGACAGGCTCCATCGGAATGCTTTCATCTGCCAGCTTAAATGAGACAAAATTCGGTCTTTACGAGCCGAGCCACGGTTCTGCACCTGACATTGCAGGAAAAGGGATCGCCAATCCTCTGGCGACCATACTGTCTGCAGCCATGATGCTGCGCTACTCCCTGGATCTGGACAAAGAGGCGGATGCTGTGGAGGCAGCCGTGCAGAAGGTCCTTACAGAGGGATTCCGCACAGTGGACATCATGGCGGATGGTATGAAACAGGTGGGGACGATCGAGATGGGAGATCTGATCGCAGAGCGGATCTGA
- a CDS encoding NAD(P)-binding protein, translating to MSRLSIITQNSAQRTVEELYKDLERRIVASPPGLCPVDMAASFLKMCHAQSCGKCVPCRVGLGQLEKLFDDVLDGDATLETIEVIERTARSIFYSADCAIGYEAAKMVLKGIRGFREDFEEHIVRGRCSCNLNQPVPCVSQCPAGVDIPGYIALIREGRPADAVRLIRKDNPMPAVCGLICEHPCEVRCRRTMLDDPINIRGLKRFAVEHAGEVPVPNAAPATGKKIAVIGGGPGGISAAYYLALMGHKVTIYEKEKQLGGMLRYGIPSYRLPREILDEEIHQLLSVGIDVITGAVVGEKPYLIQDIRPQYDAVYIAIGAHTDRKIGMEGEDAEGVMSAVEMLRSIGDGDMPDFKDRDIIVIGGGNVAMDVARSAVRLGAKRVRIAYRRRKVDMTALPEEVEGAIAEGCEVLDLHAPLSIEKDDQGKVSALWVQPQLIGRMKNGRPTPGDADVPKLRLPCDQILVAIGQGIDSQHFGESGIPITRGAAIDAFDWSGVKDAAGVFAGGDCVTGPATVIRAIAAGKVAAANIDEFLGYNHTITSGVEIPRVRLHDRPTCGRVNMKEREASVRVKDMELIECGMTSEEASQEARRCLRCDHFGFGVFKGGRVEKW from the coding sequence ATGAGCAGATTAAGTATCATTACGCAAAACAGTGCACAGCGGACAGTGGAGGAACTCTATAAGGATCTGGAACGGCGTATCGTTGCCAGCCCGCCTGGGTTATGTCCGGTGGACATGGCGGCATCATTTTTAAAAATGTGCCATGCCCAGTCCTGCGGAAAGTGTGTTCCCTGCCGTGTAGGGCTGGGACAACTGGAAAAGCTCTTTGATGATGTGCTGGATGGGGATGCCACTCTGGAGACTATTGAGGTCATTGAGAGGACGGCAAGGAGCATTTTCTATTCGGCAGACTGTGCCATCGGCTATGAAGCGGCCAAGATGGTGCTGAAGGGAATCAGGGGGTTCAGGGAGGATTTTGAAGAGCACATTGTAAGGGGCAGGTGTTCCTGCAATCTGAATCAGCCGGTACCATGTGTATCCCAGTGCCCGGCCGGGGTGGATATCCCCGGATACATTGCCCTTATCCGGGAGGGAAGACCTGCGGATGCAGTGCGCCTGATCCGCAAGGACAATCCCATGCCTGCAGTCTGCGGCCTTATATGCGAGCATCCCTGTGAGGTGCGGTGCCGGAGAACCATGCTGGATGATCCCATTAATATCAGGGGGCTGAAGCGCTTTGCAGTGGAACATGCAGGGGAAGTGCCTGTGCCGAATGCGGCTCCGGCTACGGGCAAGAAGATCGCGGTGATCGGAGGAGGTCCGGGAGGGATCAGTGCCGCCTATTACCTGGCTTTAATGGGGCATAAGGTGACTATTTATGAGAAGGAAAAGCAGCTTGGAGGCATGTTGAGGTACGGTATCCCTAGCTACAGGCTTCCGAGAGAAATACTGGATGAGGAGATCCACCAGCTCCTGAGTGTGGGTATTGATGTTATCACCGGAGCAGTTGTAGGAGAAAAGCCGTATCTGATACAGGATATCAGACCTCAGTATGATGCCGTTTACATAGCTATTGGTGCCCATACGGACAGAAAGATAGGAATGGAGGGCGAGGACGCCGAAGGTGTAATGTCAGCGGTGGAGATGCTCCGCAGTATCGGTGACGGGGACATGCCGGACTTTAAGGACAGAGATATCATTGTGATCGGCGGCGGCAATGTGGCTATGGATGTGGCCCGTTCCGCAGTTCGTCTGGGAGCAAAACGTGTGCGTATTGCTTACAGGAGAAGAAAAGTGGATATGACAGCCCTGCCGGAGGAAGTGGAAGGGGCTATTGCAGAGGGATGTGAGGTATTGGACCTTCATGCGCCGCTGTCTATTGAGAAGGACGATCAGGGCAAGGTTTCTGCGCTCTGGGTGCAGCCTCAGCTCATCGGCAGAATGAAAAACGGAAGACCCACACCGGGAGATGCGGATGTGCCAAAACTCCGCCTGCCATGTGACCAGATTCTGGTGGCCATCGGACAGGGGATCGATTCCCAGCACTTTGGTGAGTCAGGTATTCCCATTACAAGAGGTGCCGCTATTGATGCCTTTGACTGGAGCGGCGTGAAGGATGCTGCCGGTGTCTTTGCCGGAGGTGACTGCGTGACCGGACCGGCAACTGTGATCCGTGCCATTGCGGCAGGGAAAGTGGCAGCAGCCAATATTGATGAATTTTTGGGATACAACCATACAATAACAAGCGGGGTGGAGATTCCGCGGGTTCGTCTCCATGACCGCCCCACCTGCGGCCGCGTGAATATGAAAGAACGCGAGGCGTCCGTAAGAGTGAAGGATATGGAACTGATTGAATGCGGTATGACTTCTGAGGAGGCATCCCAGGAGGCAAGACGCTGTCTGCGCTGTGACCACTTCGGTTTCGGTGTGTTTAAGGGAGGCAGGGTGGAAAAATGGTAA
- the sdaAB gene encoding L-serine ammonia-lyase, iron-sulfur-dependent subunit beta, whose translation MAFISLFDVIGPNMVGPSSSHTAGAASMALLARRLFPGKIKKVRFTLYGSFAQTYRGHGTDRALLGGIMGFQTDDLRIRDSLTLAREQGMEYEFILSDKLGDEHPNTADMDIEGTCGEHLFVRGVSLGGGKVKIVRLNQIEVDFTGEYSTLVVSQTDKPGVVAHVTKVLSEKNVNIAFMRLYREERGARAYTIVESDEKIPEDVTEKIRENPFVSNVILVQI comes from the coding sequence ATGGCATTTATCAGTTTGTTCGATGTGATCGGCCCCAATATGGTGGGTCCTTCCAGCTCCCACACGGCCGGCGCCGCATCCATGGCCCTTCTTGCCCGGAGACTTTTTCCGGGGAAAATAAAAAAAGTGCGTTTTACCCTGTATGGCTCCTTTGCCCAGACATACCGGGGGCACGGCACAGACCGGGCGCTTCTGGGCGGGATCATGGGATTTCAGACAGATGATCTGCGTATCAGGGATTCCCTGACACTAGCCCGTGAACAGGGGATGGAGTATGAATTTATTCTCAGTGACAAGCTTGGTGACGAGCATCCAAACACTGCGGATATGGATATAGAGGGCACCTGCGGCGAACATCTTTTTGTGCGCGGCGTATCTCTTGGCGGTGGCAAGGTAAAGATTGTCCGTCTGAACCAGATAGAAGTGGATTTCACAGGTGAGTACAGCACTCTGGTGGTGAGCCAGACGGACAAGCCGGGAGTGGTGGCACATGTTACAAAGGTTCTCAGCGAAAAGAATGTGAATATTGCATTTATGCGCCTCTATCGGGAGGAGAGAGGTGCCAGGGCATATACCATTGTGGAGTCTGATGAGAAAATACCGGAAGATGTGACAGAGAAAATAAGGGAAAATCCCTTTGTCTCCAATGTGATTCTGGTGCAGATATAG
- the ilvD gene encoding dihydroxy-acid dehydratase: MRSDAVKTGMQQAPHRSLFNALGMTKEELERPLVGIVSSYNEIVPGHMNLDKIVDAVKLGVAMAGGTPIMFPAIAVCDGIAMGHTGMKYSLVTRDLIADSTEAMAMAHQFDALVMVPNCDKNVPGLLMAAARINVPTVFVSGGPMLAGRVHGQKRSLSSMFEAVGSYSAGTMTAEEVEEFENKVCPTCGSCSGMYTANSMNCLTEVLGMGLKGNGTIPAVYSERIKLAKHAGMQVMEMYRQNIRPRDIMTKDAIMNALTVDMALGCSTNSMLHLPAIAHEIGWDFDITFANEVSAKTPNLCHLAPAGPTYIEDLNEAGGVYAVMNELTKKDLLNLDCMTVTGKTVGENIKNCENRNSEVIRPVENPYSQTGGLAVLTGNLAPDGGVVKRSAVCEEMMVHEGPAKVFECEEDAIDAIKGGKIVSGDVVVIRYEGPKGGPGMREMLNPTSAIAGMGLGSSVALITDGRFSGASRGASIGHISPEAAVGGPIALVEEGDIIRINIPENKLELAVSEEEMARRKAAWQPREPKVNTGYLARYAAMVTSGNRGAVLEIQK, encoded by the coding sequence ATGAGAAGTGATGCAGTAAAAACAGGTATGCAGCAGGCACCGCACCGTTCCCTGTTCAATGCTTTGGGAATGACAAAAGAGGAACTGGAAAGGCCGCTGGTAGGTATTGTCAGCTCCTATAATGAGATTGTGCCGGGCCACATGAACCTGGATAAGATCGTGGATGCTGTAAAATTAGGTGTTGCCATGGCCGGCGGAACACCGATCATGTTCCCGGCTATTGCTGTCTGCGACGGTATTGCCATGGGACATACAGGAATGAAATATTCCCTGGTGACAAGAGATCTGATCGCGGATTCCACAGAGGCTATGGCTATGGCCCATCAGTTTGACGCTCTGGTCATGGTACCGAACTGTGACAAGAACGTACCGGGACTCCTTATGGCAGCAGCCAGGATCAATGTCCCCACCGTATTTGTAAGCGGCGGTCCTATGCTGGCAGGCCGTGTACATGGCCAGAAGAGAAGCCTTTCTTCCATGTTTGAGGCTGTAGGTTCCTATAGTGCCGGAACCATGACCGCAGAGGAAGTGGAAGAATTTGAAAATAAAGTCTGCCCAACCTGCGGCTCCTGCTCCGGTATGTACACTGCCAACAGCATGAACTGTCTTACAGAAGTGCTGGGTATGGGATTAAAAGGAAATGGAACCATCCCTGCTGTTTATTCCGAGAGGATCAAACTGGCAAAACACGCAGGTATGCAGGTAATGGAGATGTACAGACAGAATATCCGTCCGAGGGACATCATGACAAAAGACGCGATCATGAATGCCCTGACGGTTGATATGGCACTTGGATGTTCTACCAACAGTATGCTGCATCTGCCGGCAATTGCCCATGAAATCGGATGGGACTTTGACATTACCTTTGCAAATGAAGTGAGCGCAAAGACACCGAATCTCTGCCATCTGGCACCGGCAGGTCCGACTTACATTGAAGATTTGAATGAGGCCGGCGGTGTGTACGCAGTGATGAATGAGCTTACCAAAAAAGATTTGCTGAATCTGGACTGTATGACAGTGACAGGAAAGACTGTGGGCGAAAATATTAAAAACTGTGAGAACAGGAATTCAGAGGTTATCCGCCCGGTTGAAAATCCTTACAGCCAGACCGGAGGCCTTGCGGTACTCACCGGCAATCTGGCACCGGACGGCGGTGTGGTAAAACGTTCCGCAGTCTGTGAGGAGATGATGGTGCATGAAGGCCCTGCAAAGGTGTTTGAGTGTGAGGAAGATGCCATTGACGCCATCAAAGGCGGTAAGATCGTGTCAGGAGATGTAGTGGTGATCCGTTATGAGGGACCAAAAGGCGGTCCGGGAATGAGAGAGATGCTGAATCCAACCTCTGCAATTGCAGGTATGGGGCTTGGTTCCAGCGTGGCTCTGATCACAGACGGACGTTTCTCCGGCGCATCCCGCGGAGCTTCCATTGGACATATTTCTCCGGAGGCAGCCGTAGGCGGTCCCATCGCCCTTGTGGAGGAGGGAGATATCATCCGCATCAATATTCCGGAAAACAAGCTGGAGCTGGCTGTTTCAGAAGAGGAAATGGCAAGGAGAAAGGCTGCATGGCAGCCAAGAGAGCCTAAAGTAAATACGGGATATCTGGCACGCTATGCGGCTATGGTGACCAGCGGAAACAGAGGAGCTGTTCTGGAAATCCAGAAATAA
- the tgt gene encoding tRNA guanosine(34) transglycosylase Tgt — MYKILKQEGMAKRAHFETVHGAVETPVFMNVGTVAAIKGAVATTDLHEIGTQIELSNTYHLHVRPGDQVIKKLGGLHKFMNWDRPILTDSGGFQVFSLSKLRKIKEEGVYFNSHIDGHKIFMGPEESMQIQSNLASTIAMAFDECPSSVADRKYVQDSVDRTTRWLARCKEEMARLNAKEDTINPQQMLFGINQGAVYDDIRIAHAKEIAKMDLDGYAVGGLAVGESHEEMYRILDSVVPYLPADKPTYLMGVGTPANILEGVSRGVDFFDCVYPSRNGRHGHVYTNFGKLNLFNAKYELDSRPIEEGCQCPACRSYSRAYIRHLLKAKEMLGMRLCVLHNLYFYNTMMTEIRQALDEGRYEDYKQQKLERMAAGPKA, encoded by the coding sequence ATGTATAAGATATTAAAACAGGAAGGTATGGCAAAGCGCGCCCATTTTGAAACTGTGCACGGAGCGGTGGAGACACCTGTCTTTATGAACGTGGGCACAGTGGCAGCCATCAAAGGGGCCGTAGCCACAACAGACCTGCATGAAATAGGCACCCAGATAGAATTGTCAAACACGTATCATCTTCATGTGCGTCCTGGCGACCAGGTGATCAAAAAACTGGGAGGCCTCCATAAGTTTATGAACTGGGACAGACCCATTCTCACAGATTCCGGCGGATTCCAGGTGTTTTCCCTGTCAAAGCTCAGGAAGATCAAAGAGGAAGGTGTGTACTTCAATTCCCATATTGACGGGCATAAAATTTTTATGGGACCGGAGGAAAGTATGCAGATACAGTCCAATCTGGCTTCCACCATTGCCATGGCTTTTGACGAGTGTCCCTCCTCAGTGGCAGACAGGAAATACGTTCAGGATTCTGTGGACAGAACGACAAGATGGCTTGCAAGATGTAAGGAAGAGATGGCAAGACTGAACGCAAAGGAGGACACCATCAATCCTCAGCAGATGTTGTTTGGAATCAATCAGGGCGCAGTATATGATGATATCAGGATCGCCCACGCAAAAGAGATTGCCAAAATGGACCTTGACGGCTATGCGGTGGGCGGACTTGCAGTGGGAGAAAGCCATGAGGAGATGTACCGGATCTTGGACAGTGTTGTTCCTTATCTTCCGGCAGACAAGCCAACGTATCTGATGGGAGTGGGCACACCGGCCAATATTCTGGAGGGAGTGTCCAGAGGCGTGGATTTCTTTGACTGTGTATATCCAAGCAGGAACGGCCGTCACGGACATGTGTATACAAACTTCGGAAAACTGAATCTGTTCAATGCCAAATATGAGCTGGACTCACGCCCCATTGAGGAAGGGTGTCAGTGTCCGGCCTGCAGAAGCTACAGCAGGGCGTATATTCGCCATCTTCTGAAGGCAAAGGAAATGCTGGGCATGCGTCTTTGCGTGCTTCACAATCTGTATTTTTACAACACCATGATGACGGAAATCCGCCAGGCACTGGATGAAGGCCGCTATGAAGACTATAAACAGCAGAAACTGGAGCGCATGGCAGCAGGCCCCAAGGCATAA
- a CDS encoding AraC family transcriptional regulator translates to MDWMQRINRVMDYVEEHLRDEMDEEEISRIIACPYQNFQSLFGQVTNISFSEYIRRRKLTMAAYDLQNSDEKVMDIALKYGYQSGDAFRVAFRKMHGVNPTEVRQNAVPLMFYCRLEFQVTVKGVESMKYTIEEKEAFKVLGTRMTTPYGGGTWAVVKSDGTNEKMREISGDFFDLGLCFGFQEDGSNDYMCAVLWDGPETEGFVTYEYPPATWLIFRTKGKISDNVLGNLWRQINQEFLPQSQYAKCGLPTIEKYIFWNEAEDLGEVEVWIPVK, encoded by the coding sequence ATGGATTGGATGCAGCGCATCAACCGAGTGATGGACTATGTGGAGGAGCATCTCAGGGATGAGATGGATGAGGAAGAGATCAGCAGGATCATAGCGTGCCCGTATCAGAATTTTCAGAGTCTGTTCGGCCAGGTGACAAATATCAGTTTTTCCGAGTATATCAGAAGACGCAAGCTTACCATGGCAGCCTATGATCTGCAGAATTCTGATGAAAAGGTAATGGATATTGCACTGAAGTATGGGTATCAGTCAGGAGATGCTTTCCGTGTGGCATTCCGCAAAATGCACGGTGTCAACCCAACAGAAGTGAGACAAAATGCTGTTCCGCTGATGTTTTACTGCCGGCTGGAGTTTCAAGTGACAGTGAAGGGAGTGGAATCTATGAAGTATACGATTGAAGAAAAAGAAGCTTTTAAGGTATTGGGAACAAGAATGACTACACCGTATGGGGGCGGAACCTGGGCAGTGGTCAAGAGTGACGGCACCAATGAAAAGATGAGAGAGATCAGCGGGGACTTTTTTGACCTGGGACTATGTTTCGGGTTTCAGGAGGACGGCAGCAACGATTATATGTGTGCAGTCCTCTGGGACGGTCCGGAGACAGAAGGGTTTGTGACATATGAATACCCTCCGGCAACATGGCTGATCTTTCGGACAAAAGGAAAGATTTCAGATAATGTACTGGGAAATCTATGGCGGCAGATCAATCAGGAATTTCTTCCTCAAAGCCAGTATGCGAAATGCGGGCTGCCCACCATTGAGAAGTATATTTTCTGGAATGAAGCTGAGGATTTAGGGGAAGTGGAGGTCTGGATACCTGTAAAGTAA
- the sdaAA gene encoding L-serine ammonia-lyase, iron-sulfur-dependent, subunit alpha produces the protein MEFNQGSELLEICRAQNMPISRVMKLRETEFSQISEAEVEKKMKKSLDIMRRSAKEPLTDPKPSVGGLIGGESGKLYRHAQAGKSVCGTVLQRAVTYAMAVLEVNASMGVIVAAPTAGSSGVVPGVLLSLQEEYDLPEEVVLNGLYTAGAVGYLLMRNASVAGAEAGCQAEVGAASAMAAAAAAEMMGGTPGQCLDAASVAMSNLLGLVCDPIAGLVEYPCQNRNSVGAANALICAEQTLAGIPALIPFDEMAQAMYHVGRSLPFELRESALGGCAATPSACRRTCEIFGS, from the coding sequence ATGGAATTTAATCAGGGCAGTGAATTGTTGGAAATATGCAGGGCACAGAATATGCCCATTTCCAGGGTTATGAAGCTTCGGGAGACAGAATTTTCGCAGATTTCCGAGGCGGAAGTTGAGAAGAAAATGAAAAAATCCCTGGATATCATGCGCCGTTCGGCAAAGGAGCCTCTGACAGATCCCAAGCCGTCTGTGGGCGGTTTGATCGGCGGTGAGTCTGGGAAACTTTACCGGCATGCGCAGGCAGGAAAATCTGTCTGCGGAACTGTGCTTCAGCGCGCGGTTACGTATGCCATGGCGGTTTTGGAAGTCAATGCCTCCATGGGAGTGATCGTGGCTGCACCTACTGCCGGTTCTTCGGGGGTGGTGCCCGGGGTGCTTCTTTCCCTGCAGGAGGAGTATGATCTGCCGGAAGAAGTGGTATTAAACGGTCTCTATACCGCGGGAGCCGTGGGGTATCTCCTCATGCGGAATGCATCTGTGGCAGGCGCAGAAGCGGGGTGTCAGGCAGAGGTAGGCGCTGCGTCAGCCATGGCAGCAGCCGCGGCCGCAGAGATGATGGGAGGCACGCCCGGGCAGTGTCTGGATGCGGCTTCTGTGGCAATGTCAAATCTGCTTGGATTAGTTTGTGATCCCATAGCCGGCCTTGTGGAATACCCATGCCAGAACAGAAACAGTGTCGGGGCAGCTAATGCGCTGATCTGCGCAGAACAGACACTGGCAGGGATACCGGCTCTCATCCCCTTCGATGAGATGGCACAGGCTATGTATCATGTGGGAAGAAGCCTGCCTTTTGAGCTGCGGGAGAGCGCACTGGGAGGCTGTGCGGCAACCCCTTCTGCCTGCAGGCGTACCTGCGAGATTTTTGGAAGCTGA
- a CDS encoding NADH-dependent [FeFe] hydrogenase, group A6 codes for MVNTERVKLTIDGIQIEADRHSTILQAAALAGIRIPTLCYLKDINEIGACRVCVVEVEGYAKLVTACNNRVKEGMVVHTNSPKARKTRRTNVQLILSQHNSNCAYCVRSGNCSLQSVANDLNIMDVPFVRELPKNSWDMDFPLIRDYTKCIKCMRCVQICDKIQSVNVWDVVNTGSRTTVDVSGNRKIDESDCAVCGQCITHCPVGALRERDDTERVLDAIADKDKITVVQIAPAVRAAWGESIGLSPEFATVKRLASALRKMGFDYIFDTDFSADLTIMEEGSEFLEKLKNKENEKFPMFTSCCPGWVRFMKSQYPDMVDQLSTAKSPQQMFGAVAKTYYAKLLDVDPERIFCLSVMPCVAKKQECALPTMRDAGAGQDVDASLTTREIDRLIRMFNILPETLKEEELDMPLGVGSGAGVIFGATGGVMEAALRSAYYLVTSKNPEPDAFRAVRGMDGWKEAEFNLAGTILKVAVASGLGNTRKLMKALRKGKVSYDFVEIMACPGGCAGGGGQPIHDGQELAGDRGQILYGLDKVSNIRFSHENPSVIKCYEDFLEKPLSHKAHELLHTDHHGWKMPGEG; via the coding sequence ATGGTAAATACAGAGAGAGTGAAACTTACGATCGACGGCATACAGATAGAGGCCGACAGGCACAGCACCATCCTTCAGGCTGCCGCTCTTGCAGGAATCAGGATTCCCACTCTGTGCTATTTGAAGGATATCAATGAGATTGGTGCATGCCGTGTCTGTGTCGTAGAGGTGGAGGGATATGCAAAGCTGGTTACCGCCTGTAATAACAGGGTAAAAGAGGGGATGGTGGTCCATACCAACAGCCCAAAGGCCCGGAAAACCAGAAGGACAAACGTACAGCTTATCTTATCCCAGCACAATAGCAATTGTGCATACTGCGTCAGAAGCGGAAACTGTTCCCTGCAGAGTGTGGCCAATGATCTGAATATCATGGATGTTCCCTTTGTCAGGGAACTGCCAAAGAACTCCTGGGATATGGATTTCCCGTTGATCAGGGATTATACAAAGTGTATCAAATGCATGCGCTGCGTGCAGATCTGTGATAAGATCCAGTCTGTCAATGTCTGGGATGTAGTGAACACAGGTTCCAGAACAACTGTGGATGTATCGGGCAACAGAAAGATAGACGAATCAGACTGTGCAGTCTGCGGCCAGTGTATCACACACTGTCCGGTTGGGGCACTCAGAGAGCGGGATGACACGGAGCGTGTGCTGGATGCCATTGCCGACAAGGATAAGATCACAGTGGTTCAGATCGCACCTGCTGTGCGCGCGGCCTGGGGAGAATCCATTGGCCTGTCACCGGAATTTGCTACGGTAAAGCGGCTGGCCTCTGCTCTGCGTAAGATGGGATTTGACTATATTTTCGATACGGATTTCAGTGCGGATCTGACTATTATGGAAGAGGGCAGTGAGTTCCTGGAGAAACTGAAAAACAAAGAGAATGAGAAGTTCCCCATGTTTACGTCCTGCTGTCCGGGCTGGGTGCGCTTTATGAAATCCCAGTATCCGGATATGGTGGATCAGCTTTCCACGGCAAAATCACCGCAGCAGATGTTCGGCGCTGTAGCGAAGACCTATTATGCGAAACTACTGGATGTGGACCCGGAGAGGATTTTCTGTCTGTCTGTTATGCCGTGTGTGGCAAAGAAGCAGGAGTGTGCCCTTCCGACCATGAGGGACGCAGGGGCAGGGCAGGATGTGGATGCCTCCTTGACTACCAGGGAGATCGACCGTTTGATCCGTATGTTCAATATACTTCCTGAGACGCTCAAAGAGGAAGAATTGGATATGCCTCTGGGGGTTGGTTCCGGTGCAGGTGTTATTTTTGGCGCCACAGGAGGCGTTATGGAGGCTGCACTGCGCAGCGCCTATTATCTGGTGACCAGTAAAAATCCGGAACCGGACGCATTTCGGGCAGTCCGGGGTATGGATGGCTGGAAGGAGGCAGAATTCAATCTGGCAGGCACCATTCTCAAGGTGGCGGTTGCCAGCGGACTGGGCAATACCAGAAAACTGATGAAAGCACTCAGGAAAGGAAAAGTTTCCTACGACTTTGTGGAGATCATGGCCTGTCCCGGCGGATGTGCAGGCGGAGGCGGCCAGCCAATCCACGACGGACAGGAGCTTGCCGGGGACAGGGGACAGATCCTGTATGGCTTGGATAAGGTCAGCAATATCCGGTTCTCCCATGAAAATCCTTCTGTCATAAAATGTTATGAAGATTTTCTGGAAAAGCCTTTGTCACACAAGGCCCACGAGCTGCTGCATACGGATCATCACGGATGGAAGATGCCGGGAGAAGGATAA